A region of Haliotis asinina isolate JCU_RB_2024 chromosome 9, JCU_Hal_asi_v2, whole genome shotgun sequence DNA encodes the following proteins:
- the LOC137295771 gene encoding isoleucine--tRNA ligase, cytoplasmic-like has protein sequence MASVPEHINFPAEEEKILKFWKDIDAFQTSVKQSKGRPRFSFYDGPPFATGLPHYGHILAGTIKDVATRWAHQSGFHVERRFGWDCHGLPVEYEIDKTLGIKGPEDVAKMGIEAYNKECRKIVMRYSNEWETIVTRLGRWIDFKNDYKTMYPWFMESIWWVFQQLYNKGLVYQGYKVMPFSTACNTPLSNFESGQNYKEVTDPAVIISFPLEETPDVSIIAWTTTPWTLPSNLACCVNGDLDYVKLKDKSSGKVYIMMEARLGALFKSEEEYTVLEKFKGKTLEGKKYKPLFPYFENMGKTNGAFRVLLGSYVTAESGTGVVHQAPYFGEDDYQTCLKYKIITKDMKMVCPIDASGKFTEEVTHFKGMYFKDADKEIMKKLKAEGRLVHQGTAKHNYPFCWRSETPLMYKAVPSWFIRVEQATDKLLDNNQKTYWVPDFVKEKRFANWLRDARDWAVSRNRYWGTPIPLWISEDGEEIVCVGSVEELKELSGVELKDLHRENVDKVTIPSKMGRGVLRRVSEVFDCWFESGSMPYAQAHFPFEHKKDFEESFPADFIAEGVDQTRGWFYTLLVLSTLLFGKPPFKNLVVNGLVLAEDGQKMSKRKKNYPDPVEIVNKFGADALRLYLINSPSVRAENLRFKESGVRDVLKDVFLPWYNAYRFLMQNIDRLEREEGVSYVYNEDTVKVSKNYMDRWILSFTQSLITFVRKEMALYHLYTVMPRLVRFVDQLTNWYVRMNRKRLKGEGGMDDCRQALDSFYSVLFSMTKVMAPFTPFLTELMYQNLRRYQPQVESSKEDTRSVHFLMVPQPRAALIDTKIENAVSSMQTVIELGRVIRDRKTMPVKYPLKEVVAIHQDPGALDDIRSLEKYILEELNVRTLTTTTNKEKYGVHLKAEPDHRVLGARLKGDFKNVMKEIQQLTDAQLVAFQKSGEITVGGHVLAPEDLRIMYSVVDKTEKSQQQYEAHSEGELLVLLDVSPDQSMLDEGVAREVINRIQKLRKKANLAPHDEITVFYQASANLTRIISEFSDFIFSTIKQPLVAYPAKGEPLIKESSEIKSDKIELAIVRRSTVSGPPTSSTASDLAPAPVKNGVKPNCKFLNLTLLGAVAQEGFSGRQGTLLLENPVGSFPLAANDLAAEAQRMFGVRGQTVKVFEDAARTKQFSPDSKMADFSMRTLYISGSSNKSGSTPAEVTTPVCHFANVEVIRSKGKAEKGTLLLENPRGDTLSLDQLVDQVRVVFGVNSSCVTLSTTKDNKGALTPTTVKDALNLHSETLYAIVS, from the exons ATGGCCAGTGTGCCAGAACATATCAACTTCCCTGCAGAGGAAGAGAAAATACTCAAATTTTGGAAAGACATAGATGCCTTCCAGACGTCAGTGAAGCAGTCGAAGGGAAGGCCCAG GTTTTCCTTCTATGATGGGCCACCATTTGCCACAGGCCTGCCACATTATGGCCACATCCTGGCAGGAACCATCAAGGATGTTGCCACTCGGTGGGCGCATCAGAGCGGCTTCCATGTAGAGAGGAGGTTTGGTTGGGATTGCCACGGACTGCCAGTG GAGTATGAGATAGACAAGACTCTGGGCATCAAGGGACCCGAGGATGTGGCAAAGATGGGGATTGAGGCCTATAACAAGGAGTGTCGCAAGATCGTCATGAGGTACTCCAATGAATGGGAG ACCATTGTGACCCGTCTTGGTCGCTGGATTGACTTCAAGAACGACTACAAGACGATGTACCCCTGGTTCATGGAGAGTATCTGGTGGGTGTTCCAACAACTCTACAACAAGGGGCTCGTCTACCAGGGCTATAAG GTGATGCCCTTCTCCACTGCGTGCAACACGCCCCTGTCAAACTTTGAGTCGGGACAGAACTACAAGGAGGTCACAGACCCTGCTG TAATCATCAGTTTCCCCCTGGAGGAAACTCCAGATGTGTCCATCATCGCCTGGACCACCACGCCATGGACGTTGCCTAGCAACCTCGCTTGTTGCGTCAACGGAGACCTGGATTATGTCAAACTTAAAG ACAAGAGTTCTGGTAAGGTGTACATCATGATGGAGGCGAGACTGGGGGCACTGTTCAAGTCAGAGGAGGAGTACACTGTACTGGAGAA ATTCAAGGGCAAGACTCTGGAAGGAAAGAAGTACAAGCCACTGTTTCCATACTTCGAGAAT ATGGGCAAGACAAATGGAGCCTTTAGAGTTCTTCTAGGTAGTTACGTCACAGCAGAAAGTGGTACTGGTGTTGTCCATCAGGCACCATACTTCGGTGAA GATGATTACCAAACATGTCTGAAGTACAAGATCATCACCAAGGACATGAAGATGGTTTGTCCTATAGATGCCAGTGGCAAGTTCACCGAAGAGGTCACACACTTCAAGGGCATGTACTTCAAG GATGCTGACAAGGAGATCATGAAGAAGCTGAAGGCTGAAGGTCGTCTCGTCCACCAGGGCACAGCCAAGCACAACTACCCATTCTGTTGGAG GTCTGAGACTCCCCTCATGTACAAGGCGGTGCCAAGCTGGTTCATCCGAGTTGAGCAGGCTACTGACAAGCTGCTGGACAACAACCAGAAGACTTACTG GGTGCCAGACTTTGTGAAGGAGAAGAGATTTGCCAACTGGCTGCGTGATGCTCGGGATTGGGCTGTCTCCCGTAATCGGTACTGGGGCACCCCCATCCCTCTGTGGATCAGTGAAGATGGAGAAGAG ATCGTGTGTGTAGGATCTGTTGAAGAACTGAAGGAATTGTCAGGCGTTGAACTGAAGGATCTTCACAGAGAGAA tgttgacaAGGTGACCATTCCCTCTAAAATGGGTAGGGGAGTGCTGCGTCGTGTGAGTGAAGTGTTTGACTGCTGGTTTGAGAGCGGCAGCATGCCTTATGCCCAGGCTCATTTCCCATTTGAACACAAGAAGGACTTTGAGGAGAGCTTCCCAGCCGATTTCATTGCAGAGGGAGTGGATCAAACACGTGGATG GTTCTACACTCTGCTTGTGCTGTCCACACTGTTATTTGGGAAGCCTCCCTTTAAGAACTTGGTTGTCAACGGATTGGTGCTAGCAGA AGATGGACAGAAGATGAGCAAGAGGAAGAAGAACTATCCCGACCCTGTAGAGATCGTCAACAAATTTGGTGCAGATGCACTTAG ACTGTACCTGATCAACTCCCCATCTGTGAGGGCAGAGAACCTGCGCTTCAAGGAGTCCGGTGTGAGGGATGTACTCAAGGATGTCTTTCTGCCCTGGTACAACGCCTACCGATTTCTCATGCAAAATATAGACCGACTGGAGAGG GAGGAGGGTGTGTCGTACGTGTATAACGAGGACACGGTGAAGGTGTCTAAGAACTACATGGACCGATGGATCCTCTCCTTCACACAGTCTCTCATCACATTTGTCAGGAAGGAGATGGCTT TGTACCACCTGTACACAGTGATGCCACGCCTCGTCCGGTTTGTTGACCAGCTGACCAACTGGTACGTGAGGATGAACCGAAAGCGTCTGAAGGGTGAAGGCGGCATGGATGACTGTCGACAGGCCCTGGACTCCTTCTACAGTGTCCTTTTCTCCATGACTAAAGTCATG gCTCCTTTCACACCGTTCCTGACAGAGTTGATGTACCAGAATCTCCGCCGCTATCAGCCGCAGGTCGAGTCTAGCAAGGAGGATACCAGGAGTGTCCACTTCCTCATGGTGCCACAACCCAG AGCTGCCCTGATCGACACAAAGATTGAGAATGCAGTGTCCAGCATGCAGACTGTCATTGAACTGGGTAGAGTGATCCGAGACAGGAAAACAATGCCGGTGAAG TACCCCCTGAAGGAAGTGGTCGCCATCCATCAAGATCCCGGTGCCCTGGACGACATCAGGTCCTTAGAAAAATACATCCTTGAG GAGCTGAACGTGCGCACCCTGACCACCACAACCAACAAGGAGAAGTATGGCGTACACCTGAAGGCCGAACCAGATCACCGAGTCCTGGGCGCCAGGCTTAAGGGAGATTTCAAGAATGTCATGAAGGAGATCCAACAGCTCACAGATGCTCAACTTGTGGCGTTTCAAAagtcaggggagataactgtgggAGGACACGTCCTGGCACCAGAAGATCTGAGAATAATGTACAGCGTTGTTGACAAGACTGAAAAGAGCCAACaacagtatgaagctcattcaGAAGGAGAA CTCCTTGTGTTGCTGGATGTCAGTCCGGACCAGTCCATGTTGGATGAGGGAGTGGCCAGAGAAGTCATCAACCGTATCCAGAAACTCAGGAAGAAG GCGAACCTGGCCCCCCATGATGAGATCACTGTGTTCTATCAGGCCTCGGCAAACTTGACTCGTATCATCTCCGAGTTCTCCGACTTCATCTTCTCCACCATCAAGCAGCCCCTGGTGGCCTATCCTGCTAAAGGGGAACCACTGATCAAGGAGAGCTCAGAG ATCAAGTCTGACAAGATAGAACTAGCCATAGTTCGACGAAGCACAGTGTCAGGACCTCCTACAAGCTCCACAGCATCAGATCTCGCTCCCGCTCCTGTCAAGAATGGTGTAAAGCCTAATTGCAAGTTTCTAAACCTGACCCTGTTAGGAGCTGTAGCTCAAGAAGGTTTTTCTGGTAGACAGGGCACATTACTTTTGGAGAACCCAGTGGGGAGCTTCCCCTTGGCAGCAAACGACTTAGCAGCTGAG GCACAGAGAATGTTCGGAGTTCGGGGTCAAACAGTTAAGGTGTTCGAGGATGCTGCTCGCACAAAACAGTTCTCACCTGATTCCAAGATGGCTGACTTCTCCATGCGTACACTATATATATCTGGGTCTTCCAATAAGTCAGGTTCA